CTGGAGCTGTACGAAGCGCGCAACGCGCTGCGAGTGGCGCGCTGGGCAGGAGCCCAACAGTACGCGGGCGAGACGTACCAGAAGGCCGAGCAGCTGCTGAGCACGGCAGAGGGCTATCACCAGCAGGGCGCGAAGAAGCGCACCATCATCATGGCGGCGCGCGAGGCGGCGCAGACCGCCGAGGACGCCCGCCTGGTGGCGGTCCGCAAGCAGCAGGAGGTACAGCAGGCGGCCCTGGTGGACCGTGAGGCTGCAGCTCAAGCTGAGGCCGAGGCCGAGGCTGAACGACGTGCCCAGGTGCAACTGGAAGCCGATGCCGCGAAGCGCGCACGCGAGGAGGCTGAGCGCGAACGGCGCCAGGCTGAACTCGCCGCCCATCGCGCCGAGCGCGAGAAGCAGGAAGCCGAGCAGGAGAAGCTGGAACTGCGCGGCGCCATCATCGATCAGCTTAACCGCATCCTGGATACGCGGGAGACGGTGCGCGGACTGGTGGTCAACATGCCCGACCTGCTGTTCCAGTCGGGTAGCCACACCTTGAGGCCGGCGGCGCGCGAGAAGCTGGCCAAAGTGGCGGGCATCATCCTGGCGCATCCCGGGCTGCGCCTGGAGGTCGAGGGCCACACCGACAGCGTCGGCACGGAGGAATTCAACCAGCGTCTATCGGAAAGACGCGCGGCGGCGGTACGCGATTTCCTGGTGCAGCAGGGCGTTCCGTCCTCGGCGATCGGGAGCCTGGGTTTCGGAGAATCGCACCCGATCGCATCGAACGACACTTCCATCGGGCGGCAGCAGAACCGGCGCGTCGAACTGGTGGTGAGCGGCGACGTGATCGGGATTCCGATCGAAGCGGCCAGCGCGACGCGGCCCCGGTAAGACCAGCAGCGGCAGAATTTTCTGGGACCAGGCGGCTTCCCTGCGGCTGGTCCCAGGTTTTTGTGCACCGCGCGAGGCGTTCCACGAGTTTTTTCTGCGACCTCCGCCCCTCAAGCGGCATCGAAGCTTCATACCGTTCGGTATGTTAGCCGGGCGGGAGAGGGAACAATGCCTCCGCTGGAGCGGAATCCGGACCTGACTCGCAAGACGCTGCTCGAGGCAGCGTTCCAGGAGATCTATCGCTGCGGGTACCAGGCGGCGAGCCTGGAGCAGATCCTGACGCGAGCGGGCGTGACCAAAGGGGCGCTGTACCACCATTTCCGCAACAAGCGCGCACTCGGCTACGCGGTGGTGGATGAGCTGATCCGGGGCCACATCCTGGCGAACTGGGTGCGCCCCATCGAGCAGGCAGAGGACCCCATCGACGGGCTGCTGGCCGTGCTGCTGCGGAAGGAGTGTTTCCCGCACTACGACCAACGGCTGGGATGTCCGCTGAACAACCTGGCGCAGGAGATGTCGCCGCTCGACGAAGGCTTCCGCAAGCGGCTGCAGGGCCTGTACCGGGAGTGGAGGAACGGGATCGCGAAGGCGCTGCGGCGCGGCCAGGCCAGAGGGCAGGTGCGAGCCGACCTGGAT
This DNA window, taken from Terriglobales bacterium, encodes the following:
- a CDS encoding OmpA family protein, with the protein product MLRETLVTLVTCGCLILPAHSQVQVQPSHPPPAADKIPVYRVTVVGRTTKAINYRHRGGSTTIDFRGTPLLPDGRGEAKVESKQGYIEIEVEFDDLAPATRFGPEYLTYVLWAITPEGRATNLGEVLLNGTKSKLNVTTELQAFGLVVTAEPHFAVTQPSDVVVLENVVRRGTKGQIQEIDARYELLQRGQYTANVSPDELRPLELDKKTPLELYEARNALRVARWAGAQQYAGETYQKAEQLLSTAEGYHQQGAKKRTIIMAAREAAQTAEDARLVAVRKQQEVQQAALVDREAAAQAEAEAEAERRAQVQLEADAAKRAREEAERERRQAELAAHRAEREKQEAEQEKLELRGAIIDQLNRILDTRETVRGLVVNMPDLLFQSGSHTLRPAAREKLAKVAGIILAHPGLRLEVEGHTDSVGTEEFNQRLSERRAAAVRDFLVQQGVPSSAIGSLGFGESHPIASNDTSIGRQQNRRVELVVSGDVIGIPIEAASATRPR
- a CDS encoding TetR family transcriptional regulator C-terminal domain-containing protein; this encodes MPPLERNPDLTRKTLLEAAFQEIYRCGYQAASLEQILTRAGVTKGALYHHFRNKRALGYAVVDELIRGHILANWVRPIEQAEDPIDGLLAVLLRKECFPHYDQRLGCPLNNLAQEMSPLDEGFRKRLQGLYREWRNGIAKALRRGQARGQVRADLDPFEAADFLTAALEGSISLAKSAQSRSPLDHCRAGLARYLESLRVTEAGAAESVDRGRHRQRTMRDQASGR